GATAATTTTTACTTTTATAAGAGTAAACAAGCTCATAATATTCTAATTCTACAGATTGTATGTTTGCTGTAAAATCAGTATGTCTATCCTTAAAATAATAATTTATATATAAATTTTGTGGTTGCATATCGAAACCTACTATATTAATAGGATTCTCAGTAGCCTTTTGTTCTTTGATGTATTTAAACAAATTTATGTTGTGGTCTGTATGCCACACTGAGAATAAGGAACTTTTCATTCCTTTTATAGTACCTATATCTGAAAGCATTTCATTAGCTGCATATATCTCTGCTAATCCACTTTCAAATGCAACAACATTGTAATCTAACTCCTCATGTAAAAACTTTATTAGCCTGCTTTTAATCAGACTGTATTCTGAAACTCCATGTGAGCTTTCTCCTAGCATTACCACTCTCTTGTCTTTTAATATATCTTTTAAAAATTCTAGATCACTATAGTCCGAACTTTCCAATTCGATAGGTTTAATATGTTCAGTGTTCTCATATTGCATTGTTTCTATTACCTCACTGTTAGTAATCCTTTGACTGCTTTCTGTACTCTCAGACTCCTGTTGATTTGAACAACCAGATATAAGTATGACTAGCAGAAGTGAAGTTGAAAATATGAAAACTATATTACTCTTAAATGATTTCATGTAATACATCTCCAATGTTATTTGAATTGTAATATTTATACATTACAACAATATATTACATTATTTTTCAAAATATTTATATATTTTCTATCAATAGAGAATTTTTATTGTTACAGTATTTTGTTTGAATACCTTGTTACAAAAGATTCCTCTACATTACAGACCATACATTTAATAAATCAAAAAAATTTGTTATTTCTTATTCCACAATATGGCCCAATACAAGAAAAAGACGCACTGTTAAATAAGTGCGCCATATGTTGAATAACAATTCTCAGGTTGGACATTAGTTAAAAACACTAATAAATCATTATGCTTCATAAAAGTAATATTTTAGATTTAAGGGCTGGCTCATCTTTTTTGTATACTTAGTCAACCTTTTCCTTCATAACTCGGACTATTGCAACTATACTAGAACTTCCAAGAAGAAGGACAGTTATGGAGGTAATATTCATTCCAACTTGCCTGACAAATATGTTTTGATAAAGCATATAGCAACAAATTAAAACAATGAATACATTGAAAGTTATATATAGTTTATTATTCATAGATGTGTTTCCTCCAAATTCTAATATCTATTTATAAGTATAAATTAAAGTTGTCTAATTTTAATAGTACTCCCTTTGAAGCTAAGTATCACTTTTGTTTCCAACTACAAAAGCTTAACCGTCGGTGATACAATCTATCTTTCTTCTCCAAACTTAATTGCTATAAATATACCAATAAAAAAAGAAAACACTTAATAAGATATTGTAATAGTTAATGTAATCCCTGGATAAAATACGAACAGTGACCCACTGATTCCTGGGAGTAATAAAGCCACATTTGCTAAAGCTCCTGCTAAAAACAAAATCATAGTGGACTGAGTAGTTAATGATTCGAATAAAAGCCTATTTTCAGTTGGTTTGAAAAACTTCAAACTAATACGCACAATGTCCATTGAGGTTACCAAATTGAGCAATATCCCTCAAAACATAAAGAAAGACGCTCTCAGTGTTATTACTGAACAGCGCCCGATTGTTGAAAAAATTCAGGTTGTCTATTAGTCAGAATTACTAATCCATTATTCAACAACTAGTTGAGATCTCATTTCCTTGTGTCCGGGGTCACCACAAAATGTTAAACAACGGATTTCATACGTACCTGGTTCTAAGTTAATTGTAGCACTGTCACCATCCATTACTTTTGCAATAATGTTATCCTTATCATCATATGGTCTTAATTTGACCCCATGAACACCTGCAGTATCTTCATAATTAAACGTTACATCCACATTCGCAGGGATCGTATATGTTTCTTGATCAAATTCCCAATTTGAACCACTAACAGTTAATTCATGACTTTCTTTTTGGTCAGAAGAAGCAGAACCTTCATCGTTAGTTGTTCCACATGCTGATAAAACAAAAATAGATATCATTATAGCTGTCATCTTAATTAGATATTTTTTCATCATTAGAAACCTCCAATGTTAGTAATATTAACTTAGTCTCATACAGTTTACACTATGAAAATGAAAATAAATATGA
This region of Bacillus sp. SM2101 genomic DNA includes:
- a CDS encoding DUF368 domain-containing protein, coding for MDIVRISLKFFKPTENRLLFESLTTQSTMILFLAGALANVALLLPGISGSLFVFYPGITLTITISY